One Bombus pyrosoma isolate SC7728 linkage group LG7, ASM1482585v1, whole genome shotgun sequence genomic window carries:
- the LOC122569612 gene encoding uncharacterized protein LOC122569612, whose protein sequence is MQNAEMKKYLQSDEIFTKISSMFISLQIDEVKKVNEQLLPVIETLINHMKSVDSLFKKMYQEIIFCGSFYKSTKIEAPNEFDLNITLKLPINYNYINCSSSRAGFVKISIEDNVQARNTSTYQNLTNQEIRQLNKLICNNFVNPNTFRFWIKGIIDRVMTKLQKVGNRYRLLINNSYTANITKSESGPAITLIVNIPHKTEDICVDLAPSLPFDINVIQRYIPKFYELTVCRNKRWFAIPVPVCTDCNDSDSDLASFYWRTAFSLQENEILKRYGRVKQVIRFLKKLRDTQNMKSIASYYIETTCLNKLTETDIIGIEIDIDRISLTYFFFEMLKELQRVCEQGKLDYYWNKEYNLLSKISQMKMYNIAQRLKNIIKDIEKNPTDKYILAKYILNSRELLLLKNNITNPGNTIQNDERNNDTDQTNQGGCVIL, encoded by the exons ATGCAAAACGCGGAAATGAAGAAGTATCTTCAAAGTGATGAAATATTCACTAAAATAAGTAGCATGTTCATATCACTACAAATTGATGAGGTAAAGAAAGTTAACGAGCAGTTATTACCG gtAATTGAAACGCTAATAAATCATATGAAATCAGTGGATTCactgtttaaaaaaatgtatcaagaaattattttctgtgGTAGTTTctataaaagtacaaaaatagaGGCACCAAATGAATTTGATCTCAACATTACTTTAAAGCTCCCTATCaactataattacataaat TGTTCCTCAAGTCGAGCaggttttgtaaaaatatctatagaaGATAATGTGCAGGCACGTAATACATCTACATATCAAAATCTTACAAATCAAGAAATAAG acaacttaacaaattaatatgtaataattttgtgaATCCAAATACATTTCGTTTCTGGATTAAAGGAATTATAGACAGAGTTATGACCAAGCTACAGAAGGTTGGAAATAGATACagattactaataaataattcttatacaGCAAACATTACAAAAAGTGAAAGTGGACCTGCAATCACATTAATAGTGAATATTCCACATAAAACTGAGGATATATGTGTTGATTTAGCACCATCCTTACCTTTTGATATAAATGTCATTCAAAGATATATCCCAAAATTTTATGAACTTACAGTG tgTCGAAATAAAAGATGGTTTGCAATTCCAGTACCAGTATGTACTGATTGCAATGACAGTGATTCTGATTTGGCATCCTTTTATTGGAGAACTGCTTTTAGTCTTCAAGAAAATGAGATCCTTAAAAGATATGGTCGTGTAAAACAAGTTATACGTTTCCTGAAG aaattaagaGATACACAAAACATGAAGAGTATAGCAAGCTATTACATAGAAACTACATGTTTAAATAAACTGACAGAAACAGATATAATCGGTATCGAAATAGATATCGATAGAATATCtttaacatatttcttttttgaa ATGCTTAAAGAGTTACAACGTGTTTGTGAGCAAGGCAAGCTAGACTATTATTGGAATAAAGAGTACAATTTGTTATCCAAAATTAGCCAgatgaaaatgtataacatagctcaacgtttaaaaaacatcattaaagatattgaaaagaatccaacggataaatatatattggccaaatatattc TAAACTCGAGGGAATTGTTGTTACTAAAGAACAACATAACTAACCCAG gCAACACAATTCAAAATGACGAGAGAAACAATGATACAGACCAAACAAATCAAGGCGGTTGTGTAATTCTCTAA
- the LOC122569615 gene encoding uncharacterized protein LOC122569615 isoform X2: MIKTFIFLDLETTGLITKNYMPKITEMSLIAVSRTAICNTTNISPRILQKLVLPIHPNVPISKDIEKLTGLSNENLKEFPCFNCDIYNLVLNFINRLAAPACFVAYNGNNYDYPIFLTEFKNIEKNFSENILSIDMMHLVKEFFSRKQKPIKEIDIVQPTVSSSNCTEVSILLNDGYDKVLSDALDSIMDANLNDHNKNNTPTKIKETTVHSYSVLNTPRTSYCKKMQKINEKTPENQIIKLKHCDENFQGRRGSNVRKQLDFTNSRPIDFKLGSVYKHIFGNNPEEAHSAEGSHFLED, from the exons atgataaaaacatttatatttcttgatTTGGAAACAACTGGATTAATTACAAAGAATTACATGCCAAAAATCACAGAAATGTCATTAATCGCAGTATCAAGAACTGCTATATGCAATACTACAAATATTTCACCAAGGATTTTACAGAAACTTGTTTTACCAATACATCCAAATGTACCTATTTCAAaggatattgaaaaattgacaG GCTTAtccaatgaaaatttaaaagaatttccgTGTTTTAACTGTGACATATATAACTTAGtactgaattttataaatcgatTAGCAGCACCAGCTTGTTTTGTAGCttataatggaaataattatgactatccaatatttttaacagaattcaaaaatattgagaag AATTtcagtgaaaatattttaagcatTGACATGATGCATCTagttaaagaatttttttcccGTAAACAAAAAccaataaaagaaatagatattGTACAACCTACTGTTAGTAGTTCCAATTGTACTGAAGttagtattttattgaatGATGGTTATGATAAGGTTTTATCTGATGCATTAGATTCTATTATGGATGCAAATCTTAATGAtcataacaaaaataacaCTCCAACTAAGATTAAAGAAACAACAGTTCATTCGTATAGTGTACTTAACACTCCACGAACTAGTTACTGTAAAAAGATGcaaaaaatcaatgaaaagACACCTGAgaatcaaattataaaattaaaacactgtgatgaaaattttcaggGTAGAAGAGGAAGTAATGTAAGAAAACAATTAGATTTTACAAATAGTCGGCCCATTGATTTTAAATTGGGTAGtgtttataaacatatttttggTAATAACCCTGAAGAGGCACATAGTGCAGAAG GATCTCATTTTCTTGAAGACTAA
- the LOC122569615 gene encoding three-prime repair exonuclease 1 isoform X3, whose protein sequence is MIKTFIFLDLETTGLITKNYMPKITEMSLIAVSRTAICNTTNISPRILQKLVLPIHPNVPISKDIEKLTGLSNENLKEFPCFNCDIYNLVLNFINRLAAPACFVAYNGNNYDYPIFLTEFKNIEKNFSENILSIDMMHLVKEFFSRKQKPIKEIDIVQPTVSSSNCTEGRRGSNVRKQLDFTNSRPIDFKLGSVYKHIFGNNPEEAHSAEGDCLTMIRCAIKLRNFFVEWTDCNAVPLTNYTTK, encoded by the exons atgataaaaacatttatatttcttgatTTGGAAACAACTGGATTAATTACAAAGAATTACATGCCAAAAATCACAGAAATGTCATTAATCGCAGTATCAAGAACTGCTATATGCAATACTACAAATATTTCACCAAGGATTTTACAGAAACTTGTTTTACCAATACATCCAAATGTACCTATTTCAAaggatattgaaaaattgacaG GCTTAtccaatgaaaatttaaaagaatttccgTGTTTTAACTGTGACATATATAACTTAGtactgaattttataaatcgatTAGCAGCACCAGCTTGTTTTGTAGCttataatggaaataattatgactatccaatatttttaacagaattcaaaaatattgagaag AATTtcagtgaaaatattttaagcatTGACATGATGCATCTagttaaagaatttttttcccGTAAACAAAAAccaataaaagaaatagatattGTACAACCTACTGTTAGTAGTTCCAATTGTACTGAA gGTAGAAGAGGAAGTAATGTAAGAAAACAATTAGATTTTACAAATAGTCGGCCCATTGATTTTAAATTGGGTAGtgtttataaacatatttttggTAATAACCCTGAAGAGGCACATAGTGCAGAAGGTGATTGTCTTACTATGATTCGCTGTGCTATCAagttaagaaatttcttcgtagAATGGACAGATTGCAATGCAGTACCTTTGACTAATTATACcaccaaataa
- the LOC122569615 gene encoding uncharacterized protein LOC122569615 isoform X1 — translation MIKTFIFLDLETTGLITKNYMPKITEMSLIAVSRTAICNTTNISPRILQKLVLPIHPNVPISKDIEKLTGLSNENLKEFPCFNCDIYNLVLNFINRLAAPACFVAYNGNNYDYPIFLTEFKNIEKNFSENILSIDMMHLVKEFFSRKQKPIKEIDIVQPTVSSSNCTEVSILLNDGYDKVLSDALDSIMDANLNDHNKNNTPTKIKETTVHSYSVLNTPRTSYCKKMQKINEKTPENQIIKLKHCDENFQGRRGSNVRKQLDFTNSRPIDFKLGSVYKHIFGNNPEEAHSAEGDCLTMIRCAIKLRNFFVEWTDCNAVPLTNYTTK, via the exons atgataaaaacatttatatttcttgatTTGGAAACAACTGGATTAATTACAAAGAATTACATGCCAAAAATCACAGAAATGTCATTAATCGCAGTATCAAGAACTGCTATATGCAATACTACAAATATTTCACCAAGGATTTTACAGAAACTTGTTTTACCAATACATCCAAATGTACCTATTTCAAaggatattgaaaaattgacaG GCTTAtccaatgaaaatttaaaagaatttccgTGTTTTAACTGTGACATATATAACTTAGtactgaattttataaatcgatTAGCAGCACCAGCTTGTTTTGTAGCttataatggaaataattatgactatccaatatttttaacagaattcaaaaatattgagaag AATTtcagtgaaaatattttaagcatTGACATGATGCATCTagttaaagaatttttttcccGTAAACAAAAAccaataaaagaaatagatattGTACAACCTACTGTTAGTAGTTCCAATTGTACTGAAGttagtattttattgaatGATGGTTATGATAAGGTTTTATCTGATGCATTAGATTCTATTATGGATGCAAATCTTAATGAtcataacaaaaataacaCTCCAACTAAGATTAAAGAAACAACAGTTCATTCGTATAGTGTACTTAACACTCCACGAACTAGTTACTGTAAAAAGATGcaaaaaatcaatgaaaagACACCTGAgaatcaaattataaaattaaaacactgtgatgaaaattttcaggGTAGAAGAGGAAGTAATGTAAGAAAACAATTAGATTTTACAAATAGTCGGCCCATTGATTTTAAATTGGGTAGtgtttataaacatatttttggTAATAACCCTGAAGAGGCACATAGTGCAGAAGGTGATTGTCTTACTATGATTCGCTGTGCTATCAagttaagaaatttcttcgtagAATGGACAGATTGCAATGCAGTACCTTTGACTAATTATACcaccaaataa
- the LOC122569615 gene encoding three-prime repair exonuclease 1 isoform X4, producing the protein MIKTFIFLDLETTGLITKNYMPKITEMSLIAVSRTAICNTTNISPRILQKLVLPIHPNVPISKDIEKLTGLSNENLKEFPCFNCDIYNLVLNFINRLAAPACFVAYNGNNYDYPIFLTEFKNIEKGRRGSNVRKQLDFTNSRPIDFKLGSVYKHIFGNNPEEAHSAEGDCLTMIRCAIKLRNFFVEWTDCNAVPLTNYTTK; encoded by the exons atgataaaaacatttatatttcttgatTTGGAAACAACTGGATTAATTACAAAGAATTACATGCCAAAAATCACAGAAATGTCATTAATCGCAGTATCAAGAACTGCTATATGCAATACTACAAATATTTCACCAAGGATTTTACAGAAACTTGTTTTACCAATACATCCAAATGTACCTATTTCAAaggatattgaaaaattgacaG GCTTAtccaatgaaaatttaaaagaatttccgTGTTTTAACTGTGACATATATAACTTAGtactgaattttataaatcgatTAGCAGCACCAGCTTGTTTTGTAGCttataatggaaataattatgactatccaatatttttaacagaattcaaaaatattgagaag gGTAGAAGAGGAAGTAATGTAAGAAAACAATTAGATTTTACAAATAGTCGGCCCATTGATTTTAAATTGGGTAGtgtttataaacatatttttggTAATAACCCTGAAGAGGCACATAGTGCAGAAGGTGATTGTCTTACTATGATTCGCTGTGCTATCAagttaagaaatttcttcgtagAATGGACAGATTGCAATGCAGTACCTTTGACTAATTATACcaccaaataa